The following DNA comes from Ascaphus truei isolate aAscTru1 chromosome 1, aAscTru1.hap1, whole genome shotgun sequence.
AAAAATATGGCCACAATGACAGTGAAAAACCTCAGATGTCTGATGCTGCCAGATAATCTGCTTTGATCGGTGGCTGGCAAATATATTTCATTCCATGAGTTATTCCAGCCTTGATTACTATAGGAGTTTGGATATTATTTGTGAATCTCTTGCCAAGTGGCAATAATCCTGAAGAGCATCAACCTAATAGTAGCAATGCAAGGCTATTACAGAGATTAGGTTACCATTACACAACTCTACTCAGACTTGCAGTTGTGACTTTTTTTTGTAATGGTAACGTATTTGCTTTCTCAGGCAGAAATGCACATGCAAGATCATAAGGGCACTGCAGTTTAATTGCCTTCAAGTACTCCTCCATTGTGTGTCCCACTTGTTATCTCATGTTAAactaatttctatacagtaatgATCAGTGCAGAGCCGTAGTATTAATAATAAGAAAGGCACAGTGGGAGCCCGGCTACCATTTCTTACATTCGGACACAAGGGCTGCGGGCTACAAGATGGCAGCCGCTTGCGCCAAAGTTTAATAACTGCAACACTTCAAGGAGATAAGAATTGtgcactattttttttatatagcaccGACTTTGTTCGTAAAGGTTATATAGTCTACTAATACAGTGAAATATGAAAGTCATATGGGCTCCACAAATAAACATGACCAATAGCAGAAATAATTACTACCCCTGCAGGAATAACTCACAATGTTCCCAATATCACTAGTAGTCCTACAGAGTGATACTTCATACCACTGTGGCTTCTAAACCTACTGATGCTGTGTTAGATAAAAGTAAGAAACAAGCACAACTATCACACAGAAAGAAAGCATTTTTATAGTtagagcagcaaaacatgtgacatctttttaaataaatcagttctgtagtattagataatacttactgtattttgtaaaaattattattcaactcagtgcgatttgtaatgagttttaaagcatcctttgatttctacagcaggttctagcccacctcccaagcagtgcaagatctttgcaacactttcctttttgtgatcatttgctgccaatgttcccagcagtttgagctgtaaactgtaacaatagataatgctacCTTAGTAATATATGCTACCTTAgttatataaggatacattgtagctgttgagtaaCATTGgcagaagcagccattatgttagtaacACCATAAGGATTTTTAGAGATGTAAaataggagcaccaaacgattggcagcttaggtaagcatgtagaattatacattgtcacatgctttaactatacaaataacaaaaaaaaagggaggaAAGTAGTATCGTTGCTTTAAATTGCTATGATAAACTAAAACAACCAAGGGGACCATGTTGATATTGAGAATGGTACAGTTGGAAAGAGATTGGTGGTAAAGGAAATCGTGTTATTTTGCTATGGTGTACACAAGAAAATAATCATCGCAGCTCTCAGAAAATAAAGGTGTGGGGTTAGGGTACTTCACTAGGACCTATTGCAGCAGGCAAGTGTTGATTCATTGATGGTAACCAACACCGGCAAGAGTTGCAGAGTGGCAGCACAGAGCAGTATACAGCATGTTGTAACACTGAGGTGCCTCTAGTGTAAGCTAACCAAGGGGCAATGTTGGGTTGTCTGTTCACATTATACGCTCTAAttaaattattgttattattagtaCGTCTTTGGACGTACGTGCAATTGACACACTTTAAAGGTTAAATTGCATGCAATTAAATGGACAGGTCCaactattttaaccccttcagcagTCCATGCCACAGCATGCAGCCAATCTGCCATGCAGAAGGTTACGATGAAGGATAACTACAGGCATAATGgaccacatttactaagcagtgcttagCAGAACGACAACTTACAGCCAAACTCCTCACATGGCCTGTAATATGGCTTACGAATTAGCAATGCATATGGTCCTGTGTGTAAAAGCTTCTATCTGGGAGAATTTACAGTGACCAGAGATCTAACATCAGAGAAAAAGTGCTCCATGTATGTATTTCCCAGAGAAATATCAGGCAGCCTCCAATTCCTGGTGGAACAGGGAAAAGTTGCCAACATTGGAGAGACAATCTACAGTAGTATCTCACTGCCTAATGAATCCTTTCCAGACTTTCTAACCGAGCAAACTGTCCTCCCGCTAGAAGTTGTCCCCACGTTGGCCAGCATGCCTTTGCCCCATACCATACCattcatacccccccccccctgtggtggGTGACCCTGCCCCCAGCATGTGCACTCACTGTAGGAGTCGCTCTTCTCCCGGCCTCCGTCCACTCTGCCGTCTGGGTGAATCCTCAGGAAGAAGCCCCCGTTCTTGCAGTACAGCCTCTTGGGGTCCTTGAAATTACCCGGTGGGAAGGCGCTGCCGCCCCCATCCTCTGGCCCCACCGGCAGGGTAGTGATGCTCCCAGCTGCCATCCCCACCACCAAGTGCCACACAGCCCCCTTCTTACCCCCAGCCTCCCTCACTGGGAGCACAGCACTGGTCCAGTAAAGTTTCAGCAGGTAGCAGTGGACCTCAGATGCGCAGGGAGCCAATGTCCTCTTTTAACTTGCCCCTCCCTCCTCAGCTCCCTAAAGGGCCCCCTCACTGCTCATTGAATTACTTGCAGCTGAAACTAGGGCACACTGCAGTATTGTCTGTCATATCCAATGCTCCTCGCACGGGGTTCTCCTGCCTTCCCTAATTGCTCTCCCCTTGTAGATCCATGCTGCAAAGCTGCACCCGATGTTGCCACCCCACACTATGTTCTGTATCCAGCAGtgagcacagcattttattcCAATGATAAACACGACCTGTTATTTGAGTCTTCCTCCCACCTTCTCAGCAGTTGTAGGCACCCGTGCTATTCGCCTCCACGTCTGTCACCCTTTCCTTGGCTATGAAACAGCATCTCTTCTTATGCACAGCAGTGATGGGTGCTGAGGTTTGCATGAGCGCAGAGCTTGGCTTtatagagagaggtgggggcactCTGCAGGGTGCTCTGCATCCGGATCCAGCCCTCTGCCATCAGGACTTGTTATGTCAGAGTTACTTATTTATAAAggggcctcctcctcctccttctgctAAGGTCTCCAGCCACTCTGTGCTAAGGGCACCTAAAAGCAACAGCCTCTCACTGATGTGAGCAGCTACTAAACCAGCGCATATTTTCCCAGCCCCAGAAGTGTAGGAAGCAACTGCAAAGCACAGTGCCAGCAAATGAATGCACTGTAATAGAAGGAGTGTACTGTTTCAAATTCTGGGTATGGACGGGCTCTGCCAGCAGCCACCTCTCAGCTCCCTCCCCCCAGCATTCAATTGCTTTGCAGGGCAAtcaaaggaggaggagaggatagggatgAGGAGCTGGGGGTTTGTACTGGAGCCTGCCAGATCCACTATTAGAAGACTGATTCTCAAAACTACTTTGCTCTCATAGGCACACCAGCATAGAGTATAAAGTTGGTTGAAAGACATccaaagtattaaacaatgccCTCAATTGTATTTTTCTTTGTGCTTGGATTAGAGGGGCCTGCAAGAGGTAGCCCTGGTTcagcattttaattttatttccaaAAGACCTCTGTAGTTTTCTTTTACagatttttctttcccaataaAGAATAACATAGGGCTGGGCAAAGTGAAGTTAACTCATGTAATATAGTGCAATAAGTGTAATGTCTGTCCACATTTTATCCGCATTATGTTATGACACTGTGAGACTGACAAGGTGATGAAAGTGTCTGAAATAAGTCTATATTTGCTCCAGAATGTACATAATAAGAAAATATTTTCATGGGAATATATTTTCATAAAAGTATGAAGATATGGCTCAGAAATATTCTATTCTACAAGAGAAAATTGCTGGCATTAGTTCAAAACTTTACTTGCATCAAACTGTACTGACTGCATGGTTTGAATCATTAATTATACTCAATACAAAACCATGAACAATATTGTATTTAAATCATACCCATCAACCTCGGTTATTGTTCCTCCAGCGATTAATGCCTTTCTTGGATTTAGAACTCTGTTCCAACTTTAATTATATCTAAAGTAACATTGAGTAAATAAAGCTTGCACTTGGCAAACAATGTTTAATGTCATAGAGTTACATGATGTAACCCTGTGCTtataacatatattaaaataaccaTGTACACAGCACTGCACAAACTAGAATTTACACAcaatcccctttccaaaaactgTCTGATATTTGGTGCTCGAGGCTGAGTAAGAGAGAACTAGGTTTTCAGTTCTTCCACTACATGGGCTCACATTGCTGGTAGGCAGTGTTGAACCAGATAAATTGATGTAAAGGCTTAGTTCAATACCAGCCAGAGGCAGGATACATTTGGGCACCACCACCATCACTACAAATTCCAATACAATTAGCACTCGACCAGTGATCAGCCAGGCCCTCATGATAACCATGTTCTGTTATGATTCCACGTAAGTCTTCAAAGGGTATATAACAAGAGAATTAggacacacactatatatatatatatatagttctaatCATTAAAATATAAGATTGAGGAAATTCTGTCAGATTTTACACATAgcgttgccaggtggcttctccaaaaataccggacacaatggtgaaaggtgcgacgcgcttgAGAAAAGTCGGTGGGGCGgtgtgttatttataaatgatctgactgtTACATGTGTTCTAAATTtcgcaccaatttgcactatttcatattgtaTTTGATAAAAATTCTAGGCTaagtccagagaagtaataccagacacatacatgtccggtattacgtctcattttttactggacacctggcaaccctacacatGAGGCGATAAAGAAACACAAAGTATATATTTAGTAGACTTTACAGTTTATATGTATATTTCATTTAGAGTTGACCTCAATTCAAGATAAAACACTAAAATGTTTTTGGTagtttaaaaaagaaaattgCTACTATTTCATAATATGCCTGTTTCTAATTTCCGAGTGAAGTAGAGGAAATGCTGCTCTTGCATTACAAGCAGGGGATCTGTTAATATATTTATCTTCCATATTACCagaatgtttttgtttgtttagtTTTTTTACACTACAAAACATATCAAGGTAAAAGTagcttgattgtaagctctttcggGGCAGGGACACCTATGAAATAGTTGTATTATTCCTTATACTATGCCTTGTGTGTATATCCAGCATAGGATGCACATTCCCCACCTCCCTCCTTTTACAACTGTTAAACAATACAATTAACAAGCAAAACACCCAGCACAAAGCTCAACTATTAAAGCAGCCCATGTCCAAGTGGGCCATTataaagtggcccattataagtggcaggactactgaacaactcaagtttaaaaggaagttcaaaagaagtgaggaagaagtgaacACCCCAacaggccctgattcctgcatttgaactacgctggataggaggatatcatctataccagactgcaccatttatatttgctgtgacttcacttcttctcaaaatatgcacttctttttaccagcctcagtatgtctctaactctattcatatatctccatctctccttccttcaccacttctctgttcacatgaactcctttcttacctgcgccctctgacaccacacagctatatcccctgcactaaaacacacccctatcaatcatcctcacacatcctctttctatccatgcttctcctacttgtttctggggatatctctcccaatcctggtccctgctttatttctacatgcgctcgtcctcgcctgccaattgcaacctctactccttctggtgtcaacccctacaacctcatacccatcccctgccaccctccctcctctctccctttctcatgtgccctttggaatgcttgctccctttctaacaagttcctctctgtacatgacttctttctctctcactctctgctcgtatttgctataactgagacctggctcactcagtctgacactggtctggaagctgccctctcctatggtggcctttccttctcccacactcagcgcactgatggcaggggtggaggcgtggggctcctgctctcctctctctgccattaccgaacccttcctattcctccatctcttgcttttccctcctttgaggctcacactgtccagatcttctctcctctccctgtccatgtggcggttatctatcgcccacctacctctactcatcccccttctgcctttctctctcattttgaatcctggctctctttctttctctcctcagactcccctggtcttctccttggggacttcaattgccacattgatgacccctctctcccttgggcttcccgctttctttctctaacctcttcttttggccttcaacagtggactgcagccagcacccacaagtatggccactacttagacctgattttcactaaaaacttctctctctccgaattctccatttccccttttcctctctctgaccatcatctcatctcattctctctatctcgcttctccccttctccacctccatctaccccccggttctgcagaaacctgcgctctattcacttacctgactttgagtccactttacgctcctccctctcctctctcggctCTGCTAcaaaccctgacaacctggtcaggaactacaactctgtcttgtcctcgtctcttgatctacatgccccgctttctctctgctgccctcacccttctaaccctagatcctggctaaattcccacacgcgcatgctgcgttcctccactcgttcctctgaacgcctctggaggaagactcacactctcgcagacttccttcactacaaatttatgctatcctgtttcaactctgtcctgtcgcaagctaaacaagcctacttttctactctaatcaacatgcacaagtctaacccacgccgactcttctctgtctttgatactctactcaaaccaccctcagctgcctctccttcctccatctccgctcaggactttgctgactattttaaggaaaaggtggaatccatacatcagaacatcccctctgtttcttcctcccatcctacacctcttcctaactctcctcctgccttccttgactctttttccactgtctcagaggaggatgtgtctctgttgatcgcctcttctccctctaccacttgccctcttgaccccatcccctcccatctcctaaaacctcttgcttctactataatccctgcgctcacacacatttttaactcctccctctgctctggaacctttccatcctccttcaaacatgcaacagtcataccattactcaaaaacagcaagcttgaccctacctgtctttctaactatcgacttgtctccctcctgccttttgcctctaaacaccttgaacatcttgtattctctcgattgctccattttctcaacacctattctcttctagaccctctacaatctggcttctgcactgttcactccacggaaacaggtctcactaaaataactgacgacctccatgctgccaaaggcaGAGGTAAtttcactctgctcatattacacgacctctctgcagcatttgacaccatggaccaccctcttctccttcatattctccatactcttggtattcggaacaaagctctatcctggatctcatcctacctctcccatcgtactttcagtgtctcttctgctaacaccgcctcctcctctattgatctctctgtgggggtaccccaggtctctgtcctgggacctcttctcttttctctgtacacactctctctaggtgacctaataacatcttttgggtttaaatatcacctctatgctgatgacacacaaatatacttttcaacacccgaccttacacctgctgtacaaaccaaagtttctgaatgtctctctgctatattattctggatggccctccgccgccttaaactcaacatggctaaaacagagctcctcatacttcctcccaaacctggccctactacctccttccacattactgttggaactacgatcatttacgatcatttacccagtagcccaagcatgctgcctaggggtcacactcgactcctctctcccattcgcccctcacattcaaaacatttctaaaacttgacgctttttcctccgcaatataacaaagatacgcccttttctctgttgctcgactgctaaaacgctgactcaggccctcattctctcccgtcttgattactgtaacctcctgctgtccggccttcctgcctctcacctgtctcccctacaatctttcctaaatgctgctgccagaatcactctactatttcctagatctgtctcagcatctcccctcatgaaatccctctcctggcttccgatcaaatcccgcatctcacactccattcttctcctcacttttaaagctttacactcttctgcccctccttacatctcagcccttatttctcgttatgcaccatccagactcttgcgttcttctcaaggatgtcttctttctaccccctttgtatctaaagcccgctcccgccttaaacctttttcactaactgccccacacctctggaatgcccttcccctcaatacccgactagcaccctctctatccatctttaagacgcaccttaagacacacttgcttaaagaagcatatgaatagcactgtggatattctgaacacatgatacataaagcttggccccctgcagacacacttaccagaactccctcctactgtgtctgtacgttctccctacctaccaattagactgtaagctcct
Coding sequences within:
- the FGF2 gene encoding fibroblast growth factor 2 isoform X3; translated protein: MAAGSITTLPVGPEDGGGSAFPPGNFKDPKRLYCKNGGFFLRIHPDGRVDGGREKSDSYIKLQLQAEDRGVVTIKGISANRYLAMKEDGRLIALAPFCSRP